In a genomic window of Phyllostomus discolor isolate MPI-MPIP mPhyDis1 chromosome 5, mPhyDis1.pri.v3, whole genome shotgun sequence:
- the SSR1 gene encoding translocon-associated protein subunit alpha isoform X2: MRLLPRLLLLLLLVFPVTVLLRGGPRGLVAAAQDLTEDEETVEDSIIEDEDDEAEVEEDEPTDLVEDKEEEDVSGEPEASPSADTTILFVKGEDFPANNIVKFLVGFTNKGTEDFIVESLDASFRYPQDYQFYIQNFTALPLNTVVPPQRQATFEYSFIPAEPMGGRPFGLVINLNYKDLNGNVFQDAVFNQTVTIIEREDGLDGETIFMYMFLAGLGLLVVVGLHQLLESRKRKRPIQKVEMGTSSQNDVDMSWIPQETLNQIMQSRRDKASPRRLPRKRAQKRSVGSDELSMNA, encoded by the exons ATGAGACTCCTCCCACGGCTGCTTCTGCTTCTCTTGCTGGTGTTCCCTGTCACTGTCTTGCTGCGAGGCGGCCCTAGAG gCTTAGTAGCAGCAGCTCAAGATCTTACAGAAGATGAAGAAACAGTGGAAGATTCAATAAttgaagatgaagatgatgaaGCAGAAGTGGAAGAAGATGAACCCACAGATTTG GTAGAAGATAAAGAGGAAGAAGATGTATCTGGTGAACCTGAAGCTTCACCAAGCGCAGATACAACTATCCTATTTGTGAAAGGAGAAG attttccaGCAAATAACATTGTGAAATTCCTGGTAGGCTTTACAAACAAGGGTACAGAAGATTTTATTGTTGAATCCCTAGATGCCTCATTCCGTTATCCTCAGGACTACCAGTTTTATATCCAGAATTTCACAGCTCTCCCTCTGAACACTGTAGTGCCACCCCAGAGACAGGCAACTTTTGAGTACTCCTTCATTCCTGCAGAGCCCATGGGcggacgaccctttggtttagtCATCAATCTGAACTACAAAGATTTGAAT GGCAATGTATTTCAAGATGCTGTCTTCAATCAAACAGTTACAATTATTGAAAGAGAGGATGGGTTAGATGGAGAAAC TATCTTTATGTATATGTTCCTTGCGGGTCTTGGGCTCTTGGTTGTTGTTGGCCTTCATCAACTCCTGGAATCTAGAAAG CGCAAGAGACCCATACAGAAAGTAGAGATGGGTACATCAAGTCAGAATGATGTTGATATGAGTTGGATTCCTCAGGAAACTTTGAATCAGATCA TGCAAAGTAGAAGAG ATAAAGCTTCACCAAGAAGGTTGCCCAGGAAACGGGCACAGAAGAGATCAGTGGGATCTGATGA
- the SSR1 gene encoding translocon-associated protein subunit alpha isoform X1 — translation MRLLPRLLLLLLLVFPVTVLLRGGPRGLVAAAQDLTEDEETVEDSIIEDEDDEAEVEEDEPTDLVEDKEEEDVSGEPEASPSADTTILFVKGEDFPANNIVKFLVGFTNKGTEDFIVESLDASFRYPQDYQFYIQNFTALPLNTVVPPQRQATFEYSFIPAEPMGGRPFGLVINLNYKDLNGNVFQDAVFNQTVTIIEREDGLDGETIFMYMFLAGLGLLVVVGLHQLLESRKRKRPIQKVEMGTSSQNDVDMSWIPQETLNQIMQSRRDKASPRRLPRKRAQKRSVGSDERRRRETH, via the exons ATGAGACTCCTCCCACGGCTGCTTCTGCTTCTCTTGCTGGTGTTCCCTGTCACTGTCTTGCTGCGAGGCGGCCCTAGAG gCTTAGTAGCAGCAGCTCAAGATCTTACAGAAGATGAAGAAACAGTGGAAGATTCAATAAttgaagatgaagatgatgaaGCAGAAGTGGAAGAAGATGAACCCACAGATTTG GTAGAAGATAAAGAGGAAGAAGATGTATCTGGTGAACCTGAAGCTTCACCAAGCGCAGATACAACTATCCTATTTGTGAAAGGAGAAG attttccaGCAAATAACATTGTGAAATTCCTGGTAGGCTTTACAAACAAGGGTACAGAAGATTTTATTGTTGAATCCCTAGATGCCTCATTCCGTTATCCTCAGGACTACCAGTTTTATATCCAGAATTTCACAGCTCTCCCTCTGAACACTGTAGTGCCACCCCAGAGACAGGCAACTTTTGAGTACTCCTTCATTCCTGCAGAGCCCATGGGcggacgaccctttggtttagtCATCAATCTGAACTACAAAGATTTGAAT GGCAATGTATTTCAAGATGCTGTCTTCAATCAAACAGTTACAATTATTGAAAGAGAGGATGGGTTAGATGGAGAAAC TATCTTTATGTATATGTTCCTTGCGGGTCTTGGGCTCTTGGTTGTTGTTGGCCTTCATCAACTCCTGGAATCTAGAAAG CGCAAGAGACCCATACAGAAAGTAGAGATGGGTACATCAAGTCAGAATGATGTTGATATGAGTTGGATTCCTCAGGAAACTTTGAATCAGATCA TGCAAAGTAGAAGAG ATAAAGCTTCACCAAGAAGGTTGCCCAGGAAACGGGCACAGAAGAGATCAGTGGGATCTGATGA
- the SSR1 gene encoding translocon-associated protein subunit alpha isoform X4, whose amino-acid sequence MRLLPRLLLLLLLVFPVTVLLRGGPRGLVAAAQDLTEDEETVEDSIIEDEDDEAEVEEDEPTDLVEDKEEEDVSGEPEASPSADTTILFVKGEDFPANNIVKFLVGFTNKGTEDFIVESLDASFRYPQDYQFYIQNFTALPLNTVVPPQRQATFEYSFIPAEPMGGRPFGLVINLNYKDLNGNVFQDAVFNQTVTIIEREDGLDGETIFMYMFLAGLGLLVVVGLHQLLESRKRKRPIQKVEMGTSSQNDVDMSWIPQETLNQINKASPRRLPRKRAQKRSVGSDELSMNA is encoded by the exons ATGAGACTCCTCCCACGGCTGCTTCTGCTTCTCTTGCTGGTGTTCCCTGTCACTGTCTTGCTGCGAGGCGGCCCTAGAG gCTTAGTAGCAGCAGCTCAAGATCTTACAGAAGATGAAGAAACAGTGGAAGATTCAATAAttgaagatgaagatgatgaaGCAGAAGTGGAAGAAGATGAACCCACAGATTTG GTAGAAGATAAAGAGGAAGAAGATGTATCTGGTGAACCTGAAGCTTCACCAAGCGCAGATACAACTATCCTATTTGTGAAAGGAGAAG attttccaGCAAATAACATTGTGAAATTCCTGGTAGGCTTTACAAACAAGGGTACAGAAGATTTTATTGTTGAATCCCTAGATGCCTCATTCCGTTATCCTCAGGACTACCAGTTTTATATCCAGAATTTCACAGCTCTCCCTCTGAACACTGTAGTGCCACCCCAGAGACAGGCAACTTTTGAGTACTCCTTCATTCCTGCAGAGCCCATGGGcggacgaccctttggtttagtCATCAATCTGAACTACAAAGATTTGAAT GGCAATGTATTTCAAGATGCTGTCTTCAATCAAACAGTTACAATTATTGAAAGAGAGGATGGGTTAGATGGAGAAAC TATCTTTATGTATATGTTCCTTGCGGGTCTTGGGCTCTTGGTTGTTGTTGGCCTTCATCAACTCCTGGAATCTAGAAAG CGCAAGAGACCCATACAGAAAGTAGAGATGGGTACATCAAGTCAGAATGATGTTGATATGAGTTGGATTCCTCAGGAAACTTTGAATCAGATCA ATAAAGCTTCACCAAGAAGGTTGCCCAGGAAACGGGCACAGAAGAGATCAGTGGGATCTGATGA
- the SSR1 gene encoding translocon-associated protein subunit alpha isoform X5, with protein MRLLPRLLLLLLLVFPVTVLLRGGPRGLVAAAQDLTEDEETVEDSIIEDEDDEAEVEEDEPTDLVEDKEEEDVSGEPEASPSADTTILFVKGEDFPANNIVKFLVGFTNKGTEDFIVESLDASFRYPQDYQFYIQNFTALPLNTVVPPQRQATFEYSFIPAEPMGGRPFGLVINLNYKDLNGNVFQDAVFNQTVTIIEREDGLDGETIFMYMFLAGLGLLVVVGLHQLLESRKRKRPIQKVEMGTSSQNDVDMSWIPQETLNQINKASPRRLPRKRAQKRSVGSDE; from the exons ATGAGACTCCTCCCACGGCTGCTTCTGCTTCTCTTGCTGGTGTTCCCTGTCACTGTCTTGCTGCGAGGCGGCCCTAGAG gCTTAGTAGCAGCAGCTCAAGATCTTACAGAAGATGAAGAAACAGTGGAAGATTCAATAAttgaagatgaagatgatgaaGCAGAAGTGGAAGAAGATGAACCCACAGATTTG GTAGAAGATAAAGAGGAAGAAGATGTATCTGGTGAACCTGAAGCTTCACCAAGCGCAGATACAACTATCCTATTTGTGAAAGGAGAAG attttccaGCAAATAACATTGTGAAATTCCTGGTAGGCTTTACAAACAAGGGTACAGAAGATTTTATTGTTGAATCCCTAGATGCCTCATTCCGTTATCCTCAGGACTACCAGTTTTATATCCAGAATTTCACAGCTCTCCCTCTGAACACTGTAGTGCCACCCCAGAGACAGGCAACTTTTGAGTACTCCTTCATTCCTGCAGAGCCCATGGGcggacgaccctttggtttagtCATCAATCTGAACTACAAAGATTTGAAT GGCAATGTATTTCAAGATGCTGTCTTCAATCAAACAGTTACAATTATTGAAAGAGAGGATGGGTTAGATGGAGAAAC TATCTTTATGTATATGTTCCTTGCGGGTCTTGGGCTCTTGGTTGTTGTTGGCCTTCATCAACTCCTGGAATCTAGAAAG CGCAAGAGACCCATACAGAAAGTAGAGATGGGTACATCAAGTCAGAATGATGTTGATATGAGTTGGATTCCTCAGGAAACTTTGAATCAGATCA ATAAAGCTTCACCAAGAAGGTTGCCCAGGAAACGGGCACAGAAGAGATCAGTGGGATCTGATGAGTAA
- the SSR1 gene encoding translocon-associated protein subunit alpha isoform X3 yields the protein MRLLPRLLLLLLLVFPVTVLLRGGPRGLVAAAQDLTEDEETVEDSIIEDEDDEAEVEEDEPTDLVEDKEEEDVSGEPEASPSADTTILFVKGEDFPANNIVKFLVGFTNKGTEDFIVESLDASFRYPQDYQFYIQNFTALPLNTVVPPQRQATFEYSFIPAEPMGGRPFGLVINLNYKDLNGNVFQDAVFNQTVTIIEREDGLDGETIFMYMFLAGLGLLVVVGLHQLLESRKRKRPIQKVEMGTSSQNDVDMSWIPQETLNQINKASPRRLPRKRAQKRSVGSDERRRRETH from the exons ATGAGACTCCTCCCACGGCTGCTTCTGCTTCTCTTGCTGGTGTTCCCTGTCACTGTCTTGCTGCGAGGCGGCCCTAGAG gCTTAGTAGCAGCAGCTCAAGATCTTACAGAAGATGAAGAAACAGTGGAAGATTCAATAAttgaagatgaagatgatgaaGCAGAAGTGGAAGAAGATGAACCCACAGATTTG GTAGAAGATAAAGAGGAAGAAGATGTATCTGGTGAACCTGAAGCTTCACCAAGCGCAGATACAACTATCCTATTTGTGAAAGGAGAAG attttccaGCAAATAACATTGTGAAATTCCTGGTAGGCTTTACAAACAAGGGTACAGAAGATTTTATTGTTGAATCCCTAGATGCCTCATTCCGTTATCCTCAGGACTACCAGTTTTATATCCAGAATTTCACAGCTCTCCCTCTGAACACTGTAGTGCCACCCCAGAGACAGGCAACTTTTGAGTACTCCTTCATTCCTGCAGAGCCCATGGGcggacgaccctttggtttagtCATCAATCTGAACTACAAAGATTTGAAT GGCAATGTATTTCAAGATGCTGTCTTCAATCAAACAGTTACAATTATTGAAAGAGAGGATGGGTTAGATGGAGAAAC TATCTTTATGTATATGTTCCTTGCGGGTCTTGGGCTCTTGGTTGTTGTTGGCCTTCATCAACTCCTGGAATCTAGAAAG CGCAAGAGACCCATACAGAAAGTAGAGATGGGTACATCAAGTCAGAATGATGTTGATATGAGTTGGATTCCTCAGGAAACTTTGAATCAGATCA ATAAAGCTTCACCAAGAAGGTTGCCCAGGAAACGGGCACAGAAGAGATCAGTGGGATCTGATGA